The Thermosynechococcus sp. genome has a segment encoding these proteins:
- a CDS encoding CHASE2 domain-containing protein has protein sequence MTPVSILDHLKRALPAVIATAIATLGALGLQVADLLEPLELKVYDQWLRWRATPATSQRLLIVEITEADIQTLKQYPIPDEVLIQAVNELQKYQPKVIGIDIFRDFPVPDRFKLPTNGLPSLGRLMITQPNTVIVCKVGSEADPGIPPPAGLLNDQVGFADIPIDDDGVVRRAVLATQPEASGRCSTPQSFALALARLFLGVNPQSVTQNRLDLGTARFQALTSNWGGYNNLDATGFQILINYAHPTQPYETVTLSEVLRGQVLPSKVRDRAVLIGVTGSSSNDKFLIPMPLLGQTNRLTPGVVVQAAILEDLLAAALDNRPPIGTWPQGAIALWILAWSGLGALIIAKGHRWVIVPLLVAGGLGLSGLTFLLFLQGSWIPLVAPLVSFGSAAILLLGYRALGPAASISTPSTPTAVSRSPLGTPLELITEGISQFTTPESAPLSEIPEVSPTAVSPLETDTKATVVQPETAISFTPIEPTPPPGDKSPTAPTLLTSVPDQISPTEIRQTPPQPIAERETFLVVHPDDGATSTTQLPETPEPTPVDLPETQVEIPAPQPTAPSATPLTLPPDLPETQLPVPAALRTMPPTPSVPSVDLPETQLTPPEPPTTLELTSTPSTPFTTSVDLPETQLSTPDAPRGERPERQPSNPNPLTSMPADPTPLSGVIPPKTVPSPPPPTTETQTPSGTEPKTTAISDIAAEPSEPLPQTVGGRYRVLSQLGQGGFGRTFLAADLHLPDHPICVVKQLVPSRQDERFLAIARRLFQREAETLAQLGQHQRIPRLLAYFEEGGYFYLAQEYVDGESLKEEFEKKITLSQGEAVVILKSILEILQYVHQFGVVHRDIKPANIIRRRSDQQLFLIDFGAVRHIQPEDLLQHGKYTISIGTRGYAPSEQMAGRPVIASDIYSLGIVIVEGLTGLAPMDLPSDPRTGDIVWRPGRHLSPEFVAIINKMIKYNFRDRYQSAVEVLTDLAKAGL, from the coding sequence ATGACCCCTGTATCCATTCTTGATCATCTTAAACGGGCTTTACCGGCGGTCATTGCAACGGCGATCGCTACTCTGGGTGCTCTTGGACTGCAAGTGGCCGACCTGCTCGAACCTTTGGAATTGAAAGTTTATGATCAATGGCTGCGCTGGCGAGCGACACCCGCCACTTCCCAGCGACTGCTGATTGTTGAGATTACCGAGGCTGACATTCAAACCCTCAAGCAGTACCCAATTCCTGACGAAGTGCTCATTCAAGCTGTCAATGAATTGCAGAAGTACCAACCTAAGGTCATTGGCATTGATATTTTTCGCGATTTTCCGGTTCCTGATCGCTTCAAATTGCCGACCAATGGGCTGCCTTCCCTCGGACGGCTGATGATAACCCAGCCCAACACCGTCATTGTCTGTAAAGTGGGCAGCGAAGCGGATCCCGGAATTCCCCCCCCCGCTGGACTGCTGAATGATCAGGTGGGGTTTGCTGATATTCCCATTGATGATGATGGCGTGGTGCGCCGGGCTGTTTTAGCAACTCAACCAGAAGCTAGTGGTCGCTGTTCCACTCCTCAATCCTTTGCCCTTGCCTTGGCGCGTCTTTTTCTAGGGGTTAATCCCCAATCCGTTACTCAAAATCGCCTTGACTTGGGAACGGCTCGCTTTCAGGCCCTAACTAGCAACTGGGGGGGCTACAACAACCTAGACGCCACCGGGTTTCAAATCCTGATCAACTATGCCCACCCGACCCAGCCCTATGAAACGGTCACCCTAAGCGAAGTGCTCAGGGGTCAAGTGCTGCCTTCGAAGGTGCGCGATCGCGCCGTCCTCATTGGCGTCACTGGCAGCAGCAGTAACGATAAATTTTTGATTCCAATGCCCCTGCTGGGGCAAACCAACCGCCTTACCCCCGGTGTTGTGGTTCAAGCCGCCATCCTTGAAGATTTGCTAGCAGCGGCTCTGGATAATCGCCCCCCCATTGGTACATGGCCCCAGGGGGCGATCGCCCTTTGGATTCTCGCTTGGTCTGGTCTCGGTGCCCTGATTATCGCCAAGGGACACCGCTGGGTGATTGTGCCGCTGTTGGTTGCTGGGGGACTGGGTCTAAGTGGTCTCACCTTTCTGCTCTTTTTACAGGGGAGTTGGATTCCGCTGGTGGCCCCCCTCGTTAGCTTTGGCAGTGCAGCGATTTTGCTGCTTGGCTATCGCGCTTTGGGTCCTGCTGCATCAATCTCTACCCCCTCTACGCCAACAGCTGTCTCCCGTAGCCCCTTAGGGACTCCCTTGGAGTTAATCACTGAAGGCATTAGTCAATTCACCACACCTGAATCAGCCCCCCTCTCGGAAATTCCCGAAGTCTCCCCAACGGCAGTTTCTCCCCTAGAGACGGATACCAAGGCAACGGTGGTGCAACCGGAAACAGCAATTTCCTTTACCCCCATTGAACCCACCCCGCCCCCTGGGGACAAATCCCCCACAGCACCGACTCTCCTCACCTCCGTCCCGGATCAAATTTCGCCCACAGAAATTCGTCAGACGCCACCACAACCTATTGCCGAGAGGGAAACCTTCTTAGTGGTTCACCCTGATGACGGTGCAACTTCCACCACCCAATTGCCAGAAACCCCTGAACCCACCCCTGTTGATCTTCCTGAAACCCAGGTGGAGATTCCTGCCCCGCAGCCAACGGCTCCCTCAGCGACACCCTTAACACTGCCCCCTGATTTACCAGAAACTCAACTGCCGGTTCCCGCAGCCTTGAGAACCATGCCGCCGACCCCTAGCGTCCCCAGTGTCGATTTGCCTGAAACGCAACTGACGCCACCAGAGCCACCGACCACCCTAGAACTGACCTCGACACCATCCACCCCCTTCACAACCAGTGTGGACTTGCCTGAAACCCAATTGTCAACCCCAGATGCCCCTAGGGGAGAGCGACCGGAAAGACAGCCATCTAACCCTAACCCCTTGACCTCGATGCCTGCGGATCCCACCCCACTTTCAGGGGTGATTCCCCCCAAGACAGTCCCCTCGCCGCCACCTCCAACCACAGAAACGCAAACACCGAGCGGCACCGAACCCAAAACCACCGCCATTTCCGACATCGCCGCAGAACCCAGTGAACCGCTGCCACAAACGGTTGGCGGACGTTACCGAGTCCTGAGTCAACTGGGGCAAGGTGGATTTGGGCGCACGTTCTTGGCGGCGGATTTACACCTGCCGGATCATCCGATTTGCGTTGTCAAGCAATTGGTGCCCTCCCGTCAGGATGAACGTTTTTTGGCCATTGCCCGTCGCCTCTTTCAGCGCGAAGCAGAAACCTTAGCCCAATTGGGTCAGCACCAGCGCATCCCTCGATTACTGGCCTACTTTGAGGAGGGGGGATATTTCTATCTCGCCCAAGAGTATGTGGATGGCGAATCCCTCAAAGAGGAGTTTGAAAAGAAAATTACCCTCTCCCAAGGGGAAGCGGTTGTGATTCTCAAGAGTATTCTGGAAATTTTGCAGTACGTGCATCAGTTTGGCGTCGTGCATCGGGATATTAAGCCCGCCAACATCATCCGCCGCCGCAGTGATCAACAGCTCTTTTTGATTGACTTTGGCGCAGTCCGCCATATCCAGCCAGAGGATTTGCTCCAACATGGCAAATACACGATCTCGATTGGTACCCGTGGTTATGCTCCTAGCGAGCAAATGGCAGGACGACCCGTGATTGCCAGTGATATTTACTCTTTGGGCATCGTAATTGTTGAAGGTCTGACGGGGCTCGCCCCGATGGATTTGCCCTCCGATCCCCGCACTGGTGATATTGTCTGGCGGCCGGGACGGCATCTTTCACCGGAGTTTGTTGCCATTATCAATAAAATGATCAAGTATAACTTTCGCGATCGCTACCAGAGCGCTGTGGAAGTGCTCACTGACCTTGCCAAAGCTGGCCTATAG
- the psbE gene encoding cytochrome b559 subunit alpha, with protein sequence MAGTTGERPFSDIITSVRYWVIHSITIPALFIAGWLFVSTGLAYDVFGTPRPDSYYAQEQRSIPLVTDRFEAKQQVETFLEQLK encoded by the coding sequence GTGGCTGGAACGACAGGAGAACGACCATTTTCCGACATTATTACCAGTGTTCGTTATTGGGTGATTCATAGCATCACCATTCCGGCGTTGTTTATTGCGGGCTGGCTCTTTGTCAGCACCGGTTTGGCCTATGATGTGTTTGGCACACCCCGCCCCGATAGCTACTATGCGCAGGAACAGCGGTCGATTCCCCTTGTGACCGATCGCTTTGAAGCCAAACAACAAGTCGAAACCTTCTTAGAACAGTTAAAGTAG
- the psbF gene encoding cytochrome b559 subunit beta: MTSNTPNQEPVSYPIFTVRWVAVHTLAVPTIFFLGAIAAMQFIQR, encoded by the coding sequence ATGACCAGTAACACACCCAATCAAGAACCCGTTTCTTACCCAATTTTTACGGTCCGCTGGGTGGCCGTTCACACGCTCGCTGTGCCCACGATTTTCTTCCTCGGGGCGATCGCGGCAATGCAGTTTATCCAACGTTAG
- a CDS encoding photosystem II reaction center protein L, with the protein MEPNPNRQPVELNRTSLYLGLLLILVLALLFSSYFFN; encoded by the coding sequence ATGGAACCGAATCCCAATCGTCAGCCGGTCGAACTGAATCGCACCTCCCTGTACCTAGGGTTGCTGCTGATCTTGGTTCTAGCGTTGCTCTTTTCAAGCTACTTCTTTAACTAA
- a CDS encoding photosystem II reaction center protein J, which translates to MSEGGRIPLWIVATVAGMGVIVIVGLFFYGAYAGLGSSL; encoded by the coding sequence ATGTCTGAAGGCGGACGCATTCCCCTCTGGATTGTGGCTACAGTGGCCGGCATGGGAGTGATTGTGATTGTGGGGCTGTTCTTCTACGGTGCTTACGCTGGTCTTGGCTCCTCTCTCTAG
- a CDS encoding carbohydrate ABC transporter permease, translating to MGRSQFLGLGDVFLSSTGVAWLFLLPALLFLTIFVFLPILYLVYLSFTTGGFSQEGARWVGLHNYQQLLLSPDFWQVIGNTLYFTVATVLPTMVLPLLLAVGLNQGIKGRDLLRTAYFLPTMTSIVAAGLGFRWLFQTDGPVNQLVQTFGGQPIAWLSDPTWAMPVLILLSSWKQLGFNLVVFLAGLQTIPRDRYEAALLDGANAWQQFRYITLPGLRPTLVLVFVTTTIFTLRSFEQVYVVTGGGPLDTTNLLVFYIYQQAFALFDFGYAAAAATLLLGVTLGLLWLQLRTRQDPNP from the coding sequence ATGGGGCGATCGCAATTCCTAGGATTGGGGGATGTTTTTTTGTCATCAACAGGGGTGGCTTGGTTATTCCTTCTACCTGCGCTTTTATTTTTGACAATTTTTGTTTTTTTGCCAATTTTGTACCTTGTCTATCTCAGTTTTACGACGGGTGGTTTTAGTCAAGAGGGGGCACGTTGGGTTGGCCTGCACAATTATCAACAGTTGCTCCTGAGTCCAGACTTTTGGCAGGTGATTGGCAATACTCTCTATTTCACAGTGGCAACGGTGCTACCGACGATGGTACTGCCCTTGCTCTTGGCGGTGGGCCTCAACCAAGGGATCAAGGGACGGGATTTGCTCCGTACGGCCTACTTTTTACCCACTATGACCTCAATTGTGGCCGCAGGGTTAGGGTTTCGTTGGCTGTTTCAAACCGACGGCCCTGTGAATCAACTGGTGCAAACCTTCGGGGGGCAACCTATTGCTTGGCTTAGTGATCCCACCTGGGCAATGCCAGTGCTGATTTTGCTCAGTAGCTGGAAGCAGTTGGGATTTAATTTGGTCGTCTTTTTGGCGGGGTTGCAAACGATTCCCCGCGATCGCTATGAAGCAGCTCTTCTCGATGGTGCCAATGCTTGGCAACAGTTTCGCTACATTACGCTGCCGGGGCTGCGACCCACTTTAGTTCTAGTGTTTGTAACAACAACAATTTTCACGTTACGCAGTTTTGAGCAAGTCTATGTGGTAACGGGTGGCGGCCCCCTGGATACAACAAACCTGCTGGTATTTTATATTTACCAACAGGCGTTTGCGTTATTTGACTTTGGCTATGCCGCTGCTGCAGCAACGCTGCTTTTGGGGGTTACCCTTGGACTCCTTTGGCTCCAATTGCGCACGCGCCAAGACCCCAATCCCTAG